The genomic stretch GTTAAAAATGAAAGAGTAATATGGAGTTCACACAATAAGAGACCTGAATGGACAATAAAAGAACCATATGAAAAAAATACAGATTTGTTATTTGTTGGAATATCAAATAAATTTGCAACAGAAAAAGAAGCACGGGATGATGCACAAAATACAGCTATAAAAACAGTTGTGAAATATATTGGCGTTGATGTAAAGAATCAGTTTCAACAAATACGGACATCATATGGATTGAGTTCTGATATAGTAGACCCAACAATAGCCACAAGAGAAATAGAACAGCAGTTGTCACAAGCAGTTGCTAGAAAAGTGAAAGCAGTAGAATGGTATATAGAAAAAATAAAGGTTGAATATGAAAAACAGGATAAACAATATTATTCGGTATTTTTACTTGCTAAAATTCCCAAAAATGAGATAGATGACGCAATTAAAAAACAAATTGAAGAACAAAAAGAAAAACATGCCAAAATAAAGGAAGTAAAGAATTTAGTTAATAATGCACAAAACTTGATTATTGATGCCAAGCAAGTAATACAAACAAAACCAGGAAAAGCAAGAAATATCTTTAACGAAGCAATAAAAATTTTAGAACAGGTAAAAATACAAATATCTGAGTTTCCAGAAGCACAGGATTTATTAAAACAAATTGCATCTTGTGTTCTAGAAGCCAAAGCAAATATTAATAAGGCAGAAAAAATATTGGAGACTAAAATAATTGTGTGTATGAAGACAAATGATTTAGCATTATTAAAATATATAAAAATGATTGAAACAGAAATATCTAATACCCTCAATCAATCAATGAGTAAAAAAGATATAGTATTATCTTCAACAATAGAAGAAAATGAAAAAAACATTGACTTTAAAGAAATAGCAGGCACATTAATTTCTGGAGATTTTTCTTGTGAATATATGGACGATAAAGTGTTAATCCCTGGCGGAAGTGAAGTGGCAGGTATGCCTTGTTCTAAAGCGGAAATGAGTATACAAATTATAGATGTAATAAACAACAAAACAATTTCAGATTTTAATGTATCGGGAAAAGGATTTGGCAGAACAAAAGAAGAATCACAATTGAAAGCATTAAAAGAAGTAGCAATCAATGCCACAAAAAATATTTCAACGAAAATTATAGAAGATAATTTAAAAAAATAAAAAGAAGAATCAAAAAATTAGAATGAAAAAACTACGGATTATTGTTTTTTATGTATTTTTAGGAATAATCACTCCCCTTCCCATTTTTGCAAGTTTAGGAGATGCTGTAGATAATACATCATTAAGCTGGACAACAGGAGGGAATGCAAACTGGTTCGGGCAGAGTTCAGAATACTACTATGGTGGAGATGCATCAGAAAGTGGTGATATTTCTGATAGTCAAAGTTCATATATTCAAACAGCAGTTGTGGGACCGGGAACACTTAAATTTTATTGGAAAGTGTCATCTGAGAGTGGTTGGGACCATCTCAGGTTTTATATAGATACAACAAAGCAAGATGAAATTAGTGGGACAGTAAATTGGGGACAAAAAACATATACAATTTATTCTGGTAATCATACACTCAAATGGAGTTATGAAAAAGATACCATCTATAGTAATGGCTCTGATTGTGGCTGGTTAGATAAGGTTGAATGGACAGGAACAGCCGGAAGTCAACAGAACGATGCAGACAGCGGTGGAGATGCTGGAAATACTTTGGATTCTGCTACGGCAATTACTCCAGAAATAACTTACACCGCATATCTAGATTCAAATGATAGTGCCGATTATTACAAATTCTATGTTACTTCTGGTCAGACTATTTCCATAAGTGCTACTTTCCCATCAGGAACAGATTTTTGGGGTGAAGTATATGACCCTAATGGCAGTCAAAAATCTTCAACGACCGGATACAGTATTGTTGCTGATTCAACTGGATATTGGAGATGGGCTGCGAAACGAACTTATGGAGAGGGGCAGTATTCATTTAA from Elusimicrobiota bacterium encodes the following:
- a CDS encoding T9SS type A sorting domain-containing protein yields the protein MKKLRIIVFYVFLGIITPLPIFASLGDAVDNTSLSWTTGGNANWFGQSSEYYYGGDASESGDISDSQSSYIQTAVVGPGTLKFYWKVSSESGWDHLRFYIDTTKQDEISGTVNWGQKTYTIYSGNHTLKWSYEKDTIYSNGSDCGWLDKVEWTGTAGSQQNDADSGGDAGNTLDSATAITPEITYTAYLDSNDSADYYKFYVTSGQTISISATFPSGTDFWGEVYDPNGSQKSSTTGYSIVADSTGYWRWAAKRTYGEGQYSFKISVYSQNDANSGGDAGNSVSSATTLGYWGYFGGCSDEEGYIDSDDTEDYYKFPAPADNEIKATISSSSTLTANVYLLDSYGNILISGQLASTITLSYFTYKSDDYYLEVEQNYGSGIYTFSIDFTPDQYCVIPYPNPFNISKGHTKITFAGSGVPYGKIRIYTIDGKHIKTLEETNGNKSIELYPIQENIPSGIYLYGT